A single Amphiura filiformis chromosome 8, Afil_fr2py, whole genome shotgun sequence DNA region contains:
- the LOC140159373 gene encoding QRFP-like peptide receptor isoform X1, with amino-acid sequence MDNSTISDSTIFSDMSLEELLVMLCTNRTNMTFTECLEKEQVLTILGIPPLVVLPTLAVTLLIVAYIIVFVLALIGNSLVVIVITRRRSMRTVINMFIFSLAISDLLIVLLCVPFTLVDTLTIDWVLGPFLCKALNYIAMVAIVESTLTLLVIALERHHAICYPLRARMIKNPRKALYVVGVLWFLSMCLVSPLLVVTQVIEHHDTLADVVVLRTYRFCEEQWTKKTHKQNFTLFLVVLLYVIPLTTMVVLYLRIANQLWVRKAVTPGDMPRSKASSACSLRYKKKATKMLIIVVVLFASSWLPYHIVNVFRDFTHLLDSGHNRLMLAIVQLVGFSNSFNNPIVYVFLNENFKRNFLRTLTFNRRRQMLKGKKGAKTGSTNIFPPYNVATNL; translated from the coding sequence ATGGATAATAGTACAATCAGTGATAGTACAATCTTCAGCGATATGTCACTGGAGGAACTTCTGGTGATGCTCTGTACCAACAGGACTAACATGACATTCACCGAATGCCTTGAAAAGGAACAAGTGCTAACCATTCTAGGTATACCTCCTCTCGTAGTACTGCCAACATTAGCTGTTACCCTTCTCATCGTCGCCTACATTATCGTTTTCGTCTTGGCTTTAATTGGCAACTCTCTAGTAGTTATAGTCATAACGCGAAGGCGTAGCATGAGAACTGTCATCAACATGTTTATCTTTTCACTGGCAATTAGCGATCttcttattgttttattatgtgtaCCGTTTACATTAGTAGACACTTTGACCATCGATTGGGTATTAGGACCATTTCTGTGCAAAGCCTTGAATTATATTGCTATGGTGGCGATAGTAGAAAGTACATTAACTTTGTTAGTGATAGCGCTGGAACGCCATCACGCTATTTGTTATCCACTTCGTGCACGAATGATCAAAAACCCTCGTAAAGCTTTGTACGTAGTCGGAGTATTATGGTTTCTATCTATGTGCCTAGTATCACCTCTCCTTGTTGTAACCCAGGTAATAGAGCACCACGACACACTTGCAGATGTTGTAGTGTTAAGAACCTATAGGTTTTGTGAAGAGCAGTGGACGAAGAAAACACACAAGCAAAACTTTACCTTATTTCTAGTTGTGCTTCTCTATGTAATCCCATTAACGACGATGGTTGTTCTGTATCTGCGGATAGCCAATCAATTGTGGGTACGTAAAGCTGTCACACCAGGTGACATGCCAAGATCTAAAGCTAGCAGTGCCTGCTCACTTCGGTACAAGAAAAAAGCAACCAAAATGTTAATCATAGTGGTGGTTCTCTTCGCATCCTCTTGGCTCCCCTACCATATAGTCAACGTGTTTCGAGATTTCACCCATTTGCTTGACAGTGGACATAACCGTCTTATGTTAGCCATTGTACAACTAGTTGGCTTCAGTAATAGTTTTAATAATCCTATTGTCTACGTGTTCTTGAATGAAAACTTCAAAAGGAACTTTTTAAGGACATTGACATTCAATCGTCGAAGACAAATGCTCAAAGGGAAGAAGGGGGCAAAGACCGGTTCTACTAACATTTTCCCGCCATATAATGTTGCAACAAATCTATAG
- the LOC140159373 gene encoding QRFP-like peptide receptor isoform X2: MDNSTISDSTMISDMSLPELLVILCTNRTDMSFQECLQKEIPPLVEPLPTLAVTLLIAAYIIVFVLALIGNSLVVIVITRRRSMRTVINMFILSLAFSDLLIVLFCVPFTLVEILTTDWVLGPFLCKALNYIAMVAIVESTLTLLVIALERHHAICYPLRARMIKNPRKAGYVVGVLWFLSMCLVSPLLVVHQVTEHQDTLAGFVLRNYTFCREQWTVKTHKQNFTLFLVALLYVIPLTTMVILYIRIANQLWVRKAVAPGDMPRSKASNACSLRYKKRATKMLITVVVLFASCWLPYHIVSVFRDFTHLLDSGHNRLMLAIVQLVGFSNSFNNPIVYVFLNENFKRNFLRTLTFNRRRQMLKGKKGAKTGSTNICPPCNIATTL, encoded by the coding sequence ATGGATAATAGTACAATCAGTGATAGTACGATGATCAGTGATATGTCATTGCCGGAACTTTTAGTGATACTCTGTACCAACAGGACCGACATGTCATTCCAAGAATGCCTTCAAAAGGAGATACCTCCTCTAGTAGAACCACTGCCAACACTAGCAGTTACACTTCTCATCGCGGCCTACATTATCGTCTTCGTCTTGGCTTTAATTGGCAACTCTCTAGTAGTTATAGTCATAACACGAAGGCGTAGCATGAGAACTGTCATCAACATGTTCATCCTTTCATTGGCATTTAGCGATCTTCTCATTGTTTTATTCTGTGTACCATTTACATTAGTGGAAATTCTAACCACCGATTGGGTATTAGGACCATTTCTGTGCAAAGCCTTGAATTATATAGCTATGGTGGCGATAGTAGAAAGTACATTGACTTTGTTAGTGATAGCGCTGGAACGCCATCACGCTATTTGTTATCCACTTCGTGCACGAATGATCAAAAACCCTCGAAAGGCTGGCTACGTAGTGGGGGTATTATGGTTTCTATCTATGTGCCTAGTATCACCTCTCCTTGTTGTACATCAGGTAACAGAGCACCAAGACACACTCGCAGGTTTTGTATTAAGAAACTATACATTTTGTCGAGAACAGTGGACGGTGAAAACGCACAAGCAGAACTTTACCTTATTTCTAGTTGCGCTTCTTTATGTGATACCATTAACGACGATGGTTATTCTATATATACGCATAGCCAATCAATTGTGGGTACGTAAAGCTGTCGCACCAGGTGACATGCCAAGATCTAAAGCTAGCAATGCGTGCTCACTTCGGTACAAGAAAAGGGCAACCAAAATGTTGATCACAGTAGTGGTTCTCTTCGCATCCTGTTGGCTTCCCTACCATATAGTCAGCGTGTTTCGAGATTTCACCCATTTGCTTGACAGTGGGCATAATCGTCTTATGTTAGCCATTGTGCAACTAGTTGGCTTCAGTAACAGTTTTAATAATCCTATTGTCTACGTGTTCTTGAATGAAAATTTCAAAAGGAACTTTTTAAGGACATTGACATTCAATCGTCGAAGGCAAATGCTCAAAGGGAAGAAGGGGGCAAAGACAGGATCAACTAACATTTGCCCGCCTTGTAATATTGCAACAACGTTATAA